In the Flagellimonas sp. HMM57 genome, one interval contains:
- a CDS encoding N-acetylmuramoyl-L-alanine amidase has product MKSIKAILLWVCASSILLAQENQTVIAEQGDGIFSILRKQGLSPAKYYEEFITINAKNIKDGSMLHVGREYSIPNASDSFKNTGVKMEAGKTTEAPIFDTELANMSLKSRALKDAVYYLIAENQDEAKKGFISVVVENLAKELMVQGATVYIIERDKTLSEGKELTGAAQMGGYIETINKRYLQNSGKYQRLLMIRANGLIANGNIDVAVYHHEKSKEGHRLANNIQNAFKKNSISNRSYKDADMIFKDDTSLFLAKNTLPALSLMVITNASKKSMEGTIPVRSDKKSFTNWIASGILKDYADLKIED; this is encoded by the coding sequence ATGAAATCAATAAAAGCAATTTTGTTGTGGGTTTGCGCATCTTCGATTCTCTTGGCGCAAGAGAATCAAACTGTGATAGCAGAACAGGGAGACGGTATTTTTTCAATCCTAAGAAAACAAGGGCTGAGTCCTGCCAAATACTACGAAGAATTCATTACGATCAATGCAAAGAACATCAAAGATGGGAGTATGTTGCATGTAGGGAGGGAGTATAGTATTCCTAATGCTTCGGATTCTTTTAAGAATACAGGTGTAAAAATGGAGGCTGGCAAAACGACCGAAGCTCCTATTTTTGATACGGAGCTTGCCAATATGTCGTTAAAGAGCAGAGCGCTCAAAGATGCTGTTTACTATTTAATCGCGGAGAACCAAGATGAGGCAAAAAAAGGCTTTATAAGTGTTGTAGTGGAAAACTTGGCAAAAGAACTTATGGTACAGGGCGCTACAGTGTACATTATTGAACGTGACAAAACACTTTCTGAAGGCAAAGAATTGACAGGTGCAGCCCAAATGGGCGGATATATTGAAACCATAAATAAGCGCTATTTGCAAAATTCTGGAAAATACCAGCGATTGTTAATGATAAGGGCAAATGGTCTTATAGCAAATGGGAATATTGATGTAGCAGTCTATCATCACGAAAAAAGTAAAGAAGGTCATAGATTGGCCAATAATATTCAAAATGCTTTCAAGAAAAACAGTATTTCCAATCGCTCTTATAAAGATGCCGATATGATTTTTAAAGATGATACCAGTCTTTTCTTGGCCAAAAATACATTGCCTGCACTAAGCCTCATGGTGATAACCAATGCTTCTAAAAAATCAATGGAAGGCACTATACCTGTGCGTTCAGACAAGAAGTCGTTTACTAATTGGATTGCCAGTGGTATTCTAAAGGATTATGCGGATTTAAAGATTGAGGATTGA
- a CDS encoding NAD(P)/FAD-dependent oxidoreductase, producing MENIVIIGNGIAGVSAARHIRKLSDKRIIIISAETDYFFSRTALMYVYMGHMKFEHIQPYENWFWEKNRIELVRGYVTHVQTKEKQLLIDGSRAIQYDKLIIATGSKPNKFGWPGQDLHGVQGLYSKQDLDLLEVNAPNKETCKRAVIVGGGLIGIELAEMLRSRDIPVTFLVRENSFWNGVLPKGESQLINEHIEEHHIDLRLATNLKEIVADENGKVKSVIITETGEELPCDMVGLTAGVTPNIDFLKDSGIELGRGVKVNRFLETNVADVYAIGDCAEQHEAIGNRRPIEAVWYTGRMMGETVAQTICGNRIEYKPGHWFNSAKFLDIEYQTYGWVFSERSKKDHEEHFHWRHATEKLCATIAFDKNSNQFLGINTFGIRMRHEIFDRWLTEERSIDHVIEHLRDANFDPEFYKNYEHEIVSKFNSDFGKSIKPKKKSVRRIFNLKPQHN from the coding sequence ATGGAAAATATTGTAATCATCGGAAATGGAATTGCAGGCGTTTCGGCCGCAAGACATATTCGAAAACTTTCCGATAAAAGAATCATCATAATTTCTGCAGAAACGGATTATTTCTTTTCAAGAACTGCTCTCATGTACGTATATATGGGGCACATGAAATTTGAACACATTCAACCTTACGAGAATTGGTTCTGGGAAAAGAACAGGATAGAGTTGGTTAGAGGTTATGTTACCCATGTGCAAACAAAAGAGAAACAATTATTAATCGATGGCTCAAGAGCGATTCAATATGATAAATTGATAATCGCCACAGGATCCAAACCAAATAAGTTTGGTTGGCCAGGCCAAGATTTACATGGTGTACAAGGACTATACTCCAAACAAGACTTGGATTTATTGGAAGTGAACGCGCCCAACAAAGAAACGTGCAAAAGAGCTGTAATTGTTGGTGGTGGCCTTATTGGAATTGAATTGGCAGAAATGTTACGAAGCCGAGATATTCCAGTTACTTTTTTGGTACGGGAAAACAGTTTTTGGAACGGCGTTCTACCCAAAGGAGAATCACAACTGATCAATGAACATATTGAAGAGCATCATATAGACTTACGACTTGCGACAAACTTAAAAGAAATTGTAGCGGACGAGAACGGTAAGGTCAAATCGGTGATTATTACAGAAACGGGAGAAGAGCTACCATGCGATATGGTCGGTCTTACGGCTGGAGTGACTCCCAATATTGATTTTCTTAAAGATTCAGGCATTGAATTAGGTCGTGGCGTAAAAGTGAACCGATTTTTAGAAACCAATGTAGCGGATGTTTATGCTATTGGGGATTGTGCCGAACAACATGAAGCTATTGGCAATAGAAGACCTATAGAAGCGGTTTGGTACACAGGTAGGATGATGGGAGAGACCGTTGCACAGACTATTTGTGGAAACAGGATTGAATACAAACCAGGACATTGGTTCAATTCTGCCAAATTTTTAGATATAGAATACCAGACCTATGGATGGGTTTTTTCCGAAAGGAGCAAGAAAGACCATGAAGAACATTTTCACTGGAGACATGCAACGGAGAAATTATGCGCAACAATAGCTTTTGATAAAAACAGTAATCAATTTCTGGGCATAAATACCTTCGGCATACGAATGCGTCACGAGATTTTTGATAGATGGTTGACCGAGGAAAGAAGCATTGATCATGTCATCGAACATTTGAGAGATGCCAATTTTGACCCCGAATTCTATAAGAACTACGAGCACGAAATCGTATCTAAATTCAATAGCGATTTTGGAAAATCCATCAAACCAAAAAAGAAGAGCGTTAGACGTATTTTCAACTTAAAACCTCAACACAACTAA
- a CDS encoding TIGR04283 family arsenosugar biosynthesis glycosyltransferase yields the protein MGISIIIPVLNEEKYLGKLLKHIASASGPTNVVEVICVDGHSKDSTKEVALAHGAKIISSERGRAKQMNIGAKNAKGEILYFLHADTFPPANFDTIILQAVVQGHESGCFRMKFDTKNPVLQFFAWLSRINHTLCRGGDQSLFIKNSRFKKTEGFNEDYLIYEDSEFIQRLYQQTRFKVLQKSVITSARKYREKGWLKVQFHFAMIHLKNYRGAGPEELYNYYHKNILT from the coding sequence ATGGGAATCAGCATCATTATTCCCGTACTCAATGAAGAAAAATATCTTGGAAAGTTATTGAAACACATCGCGTCCGCCAGTGGGCCAACAAATGTGGTCGAAGTTATTTGTGTTGATGGTCATAGTAAAGACAGTACAAAGGAAGTTGCCCTAGCGCATGGAGCAAAAATAATAAGTTCTGAAAGAGGGCGTGCCAAACAAATGAATATAGGCGCAAAAAATGCGAAAGGTGAAATTCTTTATTTTTTACATGCCGATACATTTCCTCCCGCTAATTTTGACACCATAATTCTACAGGCAGTGGTACAAGGACATGAATCAGGATGCTTCAGAATGAAATTCGACACAAAAAATCCGGTGCTACAATTTTTTGCCTGGCTATCCCGCATTAACCATACCCTTTGCCGAGGTGGCGATCAATCCCTATTTATTAAGAACAGTCGGTTTAAAAAGACAGAAGGATTCAACGAGGATTATTTAATATACGAAGACTCAGAATTTATACAAAGACTTTACCAACAAACCCGATTTAAGGTTTTGCAAAAAAGTGTTATCACATCAGCAAGAAAATACCGAGAAAAAGGATGGCTGAAAGTACAGTTCCATTTTGCAATGATTCATTTAAAAAACTATAGGGGTGCCGGTCCAGAAGAACTTTATAATTATTATCACAAAAACATACTCACTTAA
- a CDS encoding purine-nucleoside phosphorylase: MTKKQLDESVAYLQKKGFDAPDIGIVLGTGLGQLVDEIESPIEAHYNHIPYFPLATVEFHSGKLIYGTIANKKVVVMQGRFHLYEGYDFLDITYPIRVMHQLGIKKLFVSNAAGAINLNFKKGDIMLIEDHINLQGGSPLAFKNVAEFGDRFVDMSEPYDLEMRNKIEATAQKEGISLKKGVYASVVGPQLETKAEYRMLKILGADAVGMSTVPEVIVANHLRLPIVAVSVLTDECDPDDLKPVNIQEIIEIAGKTEPKMIQLFKELIKEL, encoded by the coding sequence ATGACCAAGAAGCAACTAGACGAATCCGTAGCATATTTACAAAAAAAAGGGTTCGATGCACCGGACATAGGCATTGTATTGGGTACAGGATTGGGACAATTAGTAGACGAAATCGAAAGCCCTATCGAAGCACATTATAATCACATACCCTATTTTCCACTGGCAACGGTAGAATTTCATTCCGGAAAATTGATTTATGGAACAATAGCCAATAAAAAAGTGGTCGTTATGCAAGGACGTTTCCACTTGTATGAAGGTTATGACTTTTTAGATATCACATATCCCATTCGAGTAATGCATCAGCTCGGAATTAAAAAGTTATTCGTTTCAAATGCTGCTGGAGCAATTAACCTGAATTTTAAGAAAGGTGACATTATGTTGATTGAAGATCACATAAACCTACAGGGTGGTTCGCCGCTCGCTTTCAAAAATGTTGCCGAGTTTGGCGACAGATTTGTAGATATGAGCGAACCCTATGATTTGGAAATGCGAAATAAAATAGAAGCGACCGCACAAAAAGAAGGTATTTCATTAAAGAAAGGAGTTTATGCATCTGTGGTGGGGCCACAGTTGGAAACAAAGGCGGAATATCGAATGCTAAAAATTTTAGGAGCAGACGCCGTGGGAATGAGTACGGTACCAGAAGTAATTGTTGCCAATCATTTACGACTACCCATTGTAGCCGTATCTGTTTTAACGGATGAATGCGACCCTGATGATCTAAAACCGGTAAACATTCAAGAAATTATCGAAATCGCGGGAAAGACAGAGCCTAAAATGATACAATTATTTAAAGAATTAATTAAAGAATTATGA
- the arsM gene encoding arsenosugar biosynthesis arsenite methyltransferase ArsM — protein MSYLDATQDLYKEAAITPDVGLCCTTNPIWQFPGLSIPKIMQEMNYGCGSTVSAQDLINDPKVLYVGVGGGMELLQFSYFSRQKGGVTGVDSVDEMLEASQKNFKIAEEENDWFKSEFVNLVKGDALNLPVEDESIDVAAQNCLFNIFKMEDLKKAVSEMYRVLKPHGRLVMSDPTCEQHMNDELRNDDRLRALCLSGSIPIKDYVKVLTDAGFGTIEIRARKSYRVLSPNHYPTDELIYIESIEIAAIKDPMPEDGPCMFTGKTAIYYGDEASFDDGKGHVLLQNQPLAVCDKTAAALKQASDQIHVSESTWHYNGGGCC, from the coding sequence ATGAGTTATCTAGATGCAACCCAAGACTTATATAAAGAAGCTGCAATAACTCCAGATGTCGGACTTTGTTGCACAACCAATCCTATTTGGCAGTTCCCTGGGCTATCCATTCCCAAAATCATGCAAGAAATGAACTATGGGTGCGGAAGTACGGTTTCGGCCCAAGATCTTATAAATGACCCAAAAGTACTTTATGTAGGTGTGGGCGGCGGAATGGAATTACTACAGTTCTCCTATTTCTCTAGACAAAAGGGAGGCGTGACCGGGGTTGATTCCGTAGACGAAATGTTGGAGGCATCCCAAAAGAACTTCAAAATTGCAGAGGAAGAAAATGACTGGTTTAAAAGTGAGTTTGTCAATTTAGTAAAAGGCGATGCCCTAAACCTTCCTGTAGAAGACGAAAGTATAGATGTAGCCGCCCAGAACTGTTTGTTCAATATCTTTAAAATGGAAGATTTGAAAAAAGCGGTTTCGGAAATGTATCGTGTGCTAAAACCTCACGGGCGCTTGGTGATGAGTGACCCTACGTGTGAGCAACATATGAACGATGAGCTTAGGAACGATGACAGGTTAAGAGCGCTTTGCCTTAGCGGAAGCATTCCCATTAAGGATTATGTAAAAGTGTTGACAGATGCAGGTTTTGGCACTATTGAAATTAGGGCAAGAAAATCGTACAGGGTGCTTTCCCCTAACCATTACCCAACCGACGAACTCATTTATATAGAATCTATTGAGATTGCTGCCATAAAAGATCCAATGCCAGAAGATGGACCGTGTATGTTTACTGGAAAAACAGCCATCTATTACGGTGATGAAGCATCTTTTGATGATGGAAAAGGACATGTTTTATTACAAAATCAACCATTGGCCGTTTGTGACAAAACAGCAGCTGCATTAAAACAGGCATCCGACCAAATTCATGTGAGCGAAAGTACTTGGCACTACAATGGCGGAGGCTGTTGCTGA
- a CDS encoding DUF6503 family protein yields MKTKNILFGLFAITVLFGCKENEKKTVSASEEISKTVALATVPENWVKKRVENTKTRLTASEAGKVVWNAMEAHGGLEKWYANGPISFRFNYQPLDGSTPRDTYQSIDTWRSRARHYQAGDSTQQYGWDGKNSWVIAKDSTSFAYNTRFWSLTPYFFMAQPFVLDGKGVNLELLPQKKYKDSIQDVVKVTFDAGTGDAPDDYYVLYFDTQTHKLTVIRYIVSYPGYFEKGKHLPEKFMTLHGEQTVEGISFPKTYKTHWLKEDETAGEHITNITLSNTEFKPNLESDYFNVPNEAKVTEGL; encoded by the coding sequence ATGAAAACAAAAAATATCTTGTTCGGACTATTCGCAATCACTGTACTATTTGGTTGCAAGGAAAACGAGAAGAAAACAGTGTCAGCTTCAGAAGAAATAAGCAAAACAGTAGCACTGGCTACAGTTCCCGAGAACTGGGTAAAAAAAAGAGTTGAAAACACGAAAACAAGATTAACTGCATCAGAGGCAGGAAAAGTGGTATGGAATGCAATGGAAGCACATGGAGGGCTTGAAAAATGGTATGCCAATGGTCCGATTTCCTTCAGGTTCAACTACCAACCCTTGGATGGGAGTACACCAAGAGATACCTATCAATCGATAGATACTTGGAGAAGTAGGGCCAGACATTACCAAGCAGGCGATTCTACACAGCAATACGGTTGGGATGGTAAGAACTCTTGGGTCATTGCCAAAGACAGTACCTCTTTTGCCTACAATACCAGGTTCTGGTCATTAACACCTTACTTTTTTATGGCACAACCTTTTGTTTTGGATGGGAAAGGCGTTAATTTGGAGTTATTGCCTCAAAAAAAGTATAAAGATAGTATTCAAGATGTGGTGAAAGTTACATTTGATGCAGGTACAGGAGATGCACCAGATGACTACTATGTTCTTTATTTTGATACGCAAACGCATAAATTGACCGTTATCCGATATATTGTTTCGTATCCGGGCTATTTTGAGAAGGGAAAACATCTTCCGGAAAAATTCATGACTTTACATGGAGAACAAACCGTTGAAGGCATTTCATTTCCAAAAACTTACAAGACACATTGGTTGAAAGAAGATGAAACTGCTGGCGAGCATATCACCAACATAACTTTGAGCAATACTGAGTTTAAGCCAAATTTGGAATCCGATTATTTTAATGTTCCAAACGAAGCCAAAGTAACCGAAGGATTGTAA
- a CDS encoding glycoside hydrolase TIM-barrel-like domain-containing protein, whose amino-acid sequence MKRLGLLFLCLLQLSCNSQKAEKINGLSFVGSREEVTQDQVNPLLGVHANYAAVMPFGFVRNLHSPNVIFNTDRQWFGETRKGAKQYIDLLQKNKVKIMLKPQIWVWKGEFTGDMTMKSEKDWETLETTYSDFILTYAKLAQETKCEIYCIGTELEEFVKNRPEFWNELIVKVRKVYEGKLTYAANWDEYGRTPFWSKLDFIGVDAYFPLSDEKFPTKEEMASGWKKWKTDLTTNANKYDRPVLFTEFGYRSMDYTAKKPWLVDEYDMTVNLEAQADATQVIFDEFWSEDWFAGGFVWKWFIHHSDSGGKKDNRFTPQNKPAEKIIRNFYGSL is encoded by the coding sequence ATGAAAAGATTAGGGCTCCTTTTTTTGTGCCTCTTGCAACTATCCTGTAACAGTCAAAAAGCTGAAAAAATAAATGGTTTGAGTTTTGTTGGTTCAAGAGAGGAGGTCACACAAGATCAAGTGAATCCTTTACTCGGCGTACACGCCAACTACGCAGCGGTTATGCCCTTTGGTTTTGTTAGGAACCTACATTCTCCAAATGTAATTTTCAACACGGATAGGCAATGGTTCGGTGAAACCAGAAAGGGTGCCAAACAATACATAGATCTCCTCCAAAAAAACAAAGTAAAAATTATGCTAAAACCCCAAATCTGGGTTTGGAAGGGTGAATTTACAGGAGACATGACCATGAAATCGGAAAAAGACTGGGAAACACTCGAAACGACTTATAGTGATTTTATTTTGACCTATGCAAAACTTGCCCAAGAAACCAAATGCGAAATCTATTGCATAGGTACAGAACTGGAGGAATTTGTAAAGAACCGACCAGAGTTTTGGAACGAGTTGATCGTTAAAGTTAGAAAGGTGTACGAGGGAAAACTCACCTATGCCGCCAATTGGGATGAATATGGTAGAACCCCATTTTGGAGCAAACTGGATTTTATTGGGGTCGATGCCTATTTTCCTTTATCGGATGAAAAATTTCCGACCAAAGAAGAAATGGCCAGTGGATGGAAAAAGTGGAAAACTGATTTAACAACAAATGCCAATAAATATGACCGTCCAGTTCTTTTTACCGAATTTGGATACCGTAGCATGGACTACACCGCCAAAAAACCATGGTTGGTCGATGAATATGATATGACCGTAAATCTTGAAGCACAAGCAGATGCCACACAGGTTATTTTTGATGAATTTTGGAGTGAAGACTGGTTTGCAGGAGGTTTTGTTTGGAAATGGTTTATCCATCATTCCGATTCCGGTGGTAAAAAGGATAACCGTTTTACCCCACAAAACAAACCGGCGGAAAAAATTATTCGTAATTTTTATGGTTCATTGTAG
- a CDS encoding DUF547 domain-containing protein — protein sequence MNAVLNLFFVLLLLSCNGYATTSNTINNETVAAPPSHDSWNALLKKYVDDDGNVDYVGLKNNSTGLDGYLKQLGQNPPSSSWSKNERLAFYINLYNAATVKLILDNYPVQSIKDIPNRWKEEWIPLGEGTTSLNDIEHKILRKMDEPRIHFAINCASYSCPKLLNTAFTSQNMERLLNKASVDFVNDKKRNRFENGQAYLSKIFKWYKSDFTEKTSLLEYINTYLDNPVNKKAKIDYLDYDWSLNEAK from the coding sequence ATGAACGCAGTCCTAAATCTTTTTTTTGTTTTACTTCTTTTATCATGTAATGGATATGCAACAACATCCAATACAATAAACAATGAAACAGTAGCCGCACCACCCAGTCATGACTCGTGGAACGCTCTATTAAAAAAGTATGTCGACGATGATGGCAACGTAGACTATGTTGGATTAAAAAACAATAGTACGGGTTTAGATGGCTATTTAAAGCAACTAGGGCAAAATCCGCCTTCGTCTTCATGGAGCAAAAATGAAAGATTGGCATTTTACATCAATCTATATAATGCGGCCACGGTTAAATTGATTTTGGATAATTACCCTGTCCAGAGTATTAAAGATATTCCAAATAGATGGAAAGAGGAATGGATTCCCTTAGGTGAGGGAACTACATCGCTCAACGACATAGAGCATAAAATACTTCGCAAAATGGATGAGCCGAGAATTCATTTTGCGATTAACTGTGCATCTTATTCCTGTCCAAAACTGCTTAATACAGCCTTCACATCACAAAATATGGAACGATTACTTAATAAAGCGTCCGTAGATTTTGTGAACGATAAAAAACGTAATCGCTTTGAAAATGGACAAGCGTATCTTTCCAAAATATTTAAATGGTACAAGAGCGATTTTACGGAAAAGACGTCACTTTTGGAATACATAAACACGTATTTGGATAATCCGGTCAATAAGAAGGCTAAAATTGATTATCTGGACTACGATTGGAGTTTAAATGAAGCAAAATAA
- a CDS encoding POTRA domain-containing protein, translated as MIQKLCLFLLITLVGLSVAAQTKRVTKIVIQGNEKTKSSFLEKVIQLKLGTELDSSQIDEDIYRLKRLPSIAHAYFQVVDDEIEGCTVTYGVEENFTLIPFANVYTSNNEEFAYRIGLQEFNALGQNITLGGFYQKDIFDSYGANIRAPYILGRKLGLAFSYQNLTTQEPVFLDNGTADYRYNNESVELLALYQLNFKNRFEFGINFFTEDYQYLFGSTDPSVPQELNVDKHLFKLIYNYDGLRYHYQYLEGFRSVLNLQYVGSTNTQLPPFWIGFNDFSYFKRIGSKGNWATRLRLGISSNLDTPFAPFAVDNNLNIRGVGNLIDRGTAAIVLNTEYRHTLYEKDWFVLQGNVFMDGGSWRNPGGDFGDFGDKQNLRIYPGLGIRFIHKKIFNAIFRIDYGHGVTKEAAKGVVFGIGQYF; from the coding sequence GTGATTCAGAAACTTTGTCTTTTTTTGCTCATCACATTAGTTGGTTTATCCGTTGCGGCACAAACCAAAAGAGTAACAAAAATTGTTATTCAAGGGAATGAAAAGACCAAGTCTTCCTTTTTGGAAAAAGTGATTCAACTAAAGCTGGGCACGGAGCTGGATTCTTCTCAGATAGATGAGGATATATATAGGTTAAAGAGGCTGCCTTCCATTGCACATGCCTATTTTCAAGTTGTAGACGACGAAATTGAAGGTTGTACAGTGACGTATGGGGTGGAAGAAAACTTCACTCTCATTCCTTTTGCAAACGTATATACTTCCAACAATGAAGAGTTTGCTTACAGGATAGGTCTGCAGGAATTTAATGCGCTTGGACAAAATATTACACTGGGAGGCTTCTATCAAAAAGATATTTTTGATTCGTACGGTGCCAATATTAGGGCGCCCTACATTTTGGGACGTAAGTTGGGTCTTGCGTTTAGCTATCAAAATCTAACAACACAAGAACCTGTTTTTCTTGATAATGGCACTGCGGATTATCGCTACAATAACGAGTCTGTTGAATTATTGGCGCTGTATCAACTTAATTTTAAGAATAGATTTGAATTTGGCATCAATTTTTTTACTGAGGATTATCAATATCTTTTTGGGAGCACCGACCCTTCCGTTCCGCAGGAATTAAATGTGGATAAACATCTGTTCAAGTTGATTTATAACTATGATGGGCTTCGCTATCATTACCAATATTTGGAAGGTTTTAGAAGTGTTTTAAATCTTCAATATGTTGGAAGTACCAACACACAGTTGCCGCCATTTTGGATTGGATTCAATGATTTTTCCTATTTCAAACGAATAGGTTCCAAAGGAAACTGGGCTACAAGGCTCAGATTGGGAATTTCAAGTAACTTGGATACGCCATTCGCCCCATTTGCAGTGGACAATAATTTGAATATTAGGGGGGTGGGAAATCTTATAGACAGAGGTACCGCGGCAATTGTACTGAACACTGAATACCGACATACACTGTATGAAAAAGATTGGTTTGTTTTGCAGGGAAACGTTTTTATGGATGGCGGGAGCTGGAGGAATCCTGGAGGTGACTTTGGTGATTTTGGTGACAAACAGAATTTGAGAATTTATCCAGGTTTGGGAATTCGTTTTATCCACAAGAAAATATTCAACGCAATTTTTAGGATTGATTATGGGCACGGCGTAACCAAAGAAGCTGCTAAAGGAGTTGTTTTTGGAATTGGCCAGTATTTTTGA
- a CDS encoding DUF547 domain-containing protein: MKSRIALQAFFMITMVHLGFAQTTDAFFEKTNMFLNTYVKDGKVAYAAIKSNAADLNELVAMAESISVSKSDAKTYQAFWINGYNLSVIKGIVDNYPLKSPLDKVGFFDKIKHKIGGENITLNNIENKLLRANFPEEARFHFVLVCAGLGCPPIINKAYLPDTLDAQLQKQTELSLNNPNFIRLKGKKVGVSQIFEWYKGDFTQGGKSLVDFINRYRKEKIEDKAKVTYYPYDWTLNETK, from the coding sequence ATGAAATCACGAATAGCATTGCAAGCCTTCTTTATGATAACTATGGTTCATTTGGGCTTTGCACAAACTACCGACGCTTTTTTTGAGAAAACCAATATGTTTCTAAATACCTATGTCAAGGATGGCAAAGTTGCATATGCAGCTATAAAGTCAAATGCAGCCGATTTAAATGAACTCGTTGCAATGGCTGAAAGTATTTCTGTTTCAAAATCTGATGCCAAAACCTATCAAGCTTTTTGGATAAACGGATACAATTTATCCGTTATAAAAGGAATTGTGGATAACTATCCCCTAAAATCGCCATTGGACAAAGTAGGTTTTTTTGATAAAATCAAACATAAAATTGGAGGTGAGAACATAACGCTGAACAATATAGAGAATAAACTATTGCGAGCTAATTTTCCAGAGGAGGCCCGGTTTCATTTTGTATTGGTATGTGCTGGTTTGGGTTGTCCACCAATAATAAACAAAGCCTATTTACCCGATACTTTAGATGCCCAATTACAAAAGCAAACGGAACTGTCTTTGAACAATCCAAACTTCATAAGATTGAAAGGTAAAAAAGTAGGTGTTTCCCAGATATTTGAATGGTACAAAGGTGATTTTACCCAAGGCGGTAAAAGTTTAGTGGATTTTATAAACCGATATCGAAAAGAAAAAATAGAGGACAAAGCCAAAGTGACTTATTACCCTTATGATTGGACTTTGAACGAAACCAAATAA
- a CDS encoding TIGR04282 family arsenosugar biosynthesis glycosyltransferase — translation MENHLLLIFTRNPELGKCKTRLAATIGDEAALNSYKFLLDHTVTITKDLKVEKQVHYSEAIWKDDIWDNKLYHKKLQYGKDLGERMENAFKNGFDAGFEKIIIIGSDMYDLSQSDLEEAFEQLNKHDYVLGPAKDGGYYLLGMTSLKVELFQNKDWGTATVLPETMNNLEGEDIFMLPTKNDIDLYEDIKDIEAFSPYLKHIKE, via the coding sequence ATCGAAAACCATCTACTTTTAATTTTTACACGTAATCCCGAACTTGGAAAGTGTAAAACCCGACTTGCAGCCACAATAGGTGATGAGGCGGCACTGAATAGTTATAAATTCTTGCTCGACCATACCGTTACCATTACCAAAGATTTAAAAGTGGAAAAACAAGTTCATTATTCCGAAGCTATTTGGAAAGATGACATCTGGGACAATAAACTTTATCACAAAAAACTTCAGTATGGTAAAGATTTGGGAGAACGAATGGAGAATGCCTTCAAAAATGGCTTTGATGCCGGTTTTGAAAAAATCATTATAATTGGCAGTGACATGTACGACCTTTCGCAAAGTGATCTGGAAGAAGCCTTTGAACAACTTAACAAACACGATTATGTGCTTGGACCAGCAAAAGATGGAGGGTATTATCTTTTAGGAATGACATCTTTAAAAGTGGAACTCTTTCAAAATAAAGATTGGGGCACAGCAACCGTTTTGCCAGAAACCATGAACAATCTAGAGGGCGAAGATATTTTTATGCTCCCTACAAAGAACGACATAGACCTTTACGAAGACATAAAAGACATTGAGGCATTTAGTCCTTATTTAAAACACATTAAAGAATGA